In Deltaproteobacteria bacterium, the following are encoded in one genomic region:
- a CDS encoding ATP-binding cassette domain-containing protein yields MLELKDVRKIFSRGTIDEVSALNGINLKVYEGDFITVIGSNGAGKSTLLNIVAGVFPPERGGQVIINGDDVTNLQEYRHAAYCGRVWQQPSVGTARNLTIEENLSMAFRRGQKRGLKFAINKKRRDFFREALKPLGLNLENRLTTLVGTLSGGQRQALALVMATISKPSILLLDEHIATLDPKTAQTVLNLTDMIVRREKMTTMMVTHNMEIALKYGNRLIMMHKGKVVVDLSGEKKKTLTIGDLIQSFERAAGEQFTDDNVLLSHH; encoded by the coding sequence CTGCTCGAACTCAAGGATGTGAGAAAAATCTTTTCCCGCGGTACGATTGACGAGGTTTCAGCACTAAACGGCATCAACCTGAAGGTTTACGAAGGGGACTTCATTACCGTAATAGGAAGCAACGGGGCCGGAAAATCCACCCTCCTCAATATCGTCGCAGGGGTCTTCCCACCGGAAAGGGGCGGCCAGGTGATCATCAACGGAGATGATGTGACGAACCTTCAGGAATACCGCCATGCCGCTTACTGCGGAAGGGTATGGCAACAACCCAGCGTGGGCACGGCCCGTAACCTGACCATCGAAGAAAACCTTTCCATGGCTTTTCGACGCGGCCAGAAAAGAGGGTTGAAATTCGCGATCAACAAGAAGCGGAGGGATTTCTTCCGGGAGGCCCTCAAGCCTCTGGGGCTCAATCTGGAAAACAGATTGACGACCCTGGTGGGCACACTTTCCGGAGGCCAGAGACAGGCCCTTGCCTTGGTCATGGCCACCATCAGCAAGCCTTCCATCCTTCTCCTGGATGAACATATCGCCACCCTCGATCCCAAGACCGCCCAGACGGTCCTCAACCTCACGGATATGATCGTCAGAAGAGAAAAAATGACCACCATGATGGTCACCCACAACATGGAAATCGCATTAAAGTACGGCAACCGCCTGATCATGATGCACAAGGGAAAAGTCGTGGTGGACCTGTCCGGGGAGAAAAAGAAAACCCTGACTATCGGAGACCTGATCCAGTCTTTCGAGCGAGCTGCCGGAGAGCAATTTACAGACGACAATGTTCTGTTAAGCCATCATTGA